One genomic segment of Hymenobacter psoromatis includes these proteins:
- the fbaA gene encoding class II fructose-bisphosphate aldolase: protein MANSTLTGLRAGVLHGDEVQALFQHAKTHGYALPAVNVTGTDTVNAVLETARDLNSPVIIQFSNGGAQFFAGKGLPNDKQQASIAGGISGAHHVHLMAAAYGVPVILHTDHAAKKLLPWIDGLLDAGEKYYAERGQPLYSSHMLDLSEEPIAENIEICREYLARMAKIGMTLEIELGVTGGEEDGVDNSDVDSSKLYTQPEEVAYAYEQLREISPRFTIAAAFGNVHGVYKPGNVKLQPKILHNSQEHLRQKHNITEALPIDFVFHGGSGSSQEEIREAIGYGAIKMNIDTDLQWAFWEGIQKYYVKNEGFLKGQIGNPTGPDSPNKKYYDPRVWLREGEKTFVTRLKQAFEDLNAVNRRP, encoded by the coding sequence ATGGCAAACTCCACCCTGACCGGCCTGCGCGCCGGCGTACTGCACGGCGACGAAGTGCAGGCCCTCTTCCAACACGCCAAAACCCACGGCTACGCCCTGCCCGCCGTGAACGTGACTGGCACCGACACCGTGAACGCCGTGCTCGAAACGGCCCGCGACCTCAACTCGCCGGTTATCATTCAGTTCTCGAACGGTGGCGCGCAGTTTTTCGCGGGTAAGGGCCTGCCCAATGATAAGCAGCAGGCTAGCATCGCGGGCGGCATTTCGGGGGCGCACCACGTGCACCTGATGGCCGCCGCCTACGGCGTGCCCGTGATTCTACATACCGACCACGCCGCCAAAAAGCTGCTGCCCTGGATTGATGGCCTGCTCGATGCGGGCGAGAAATACTACGCCGAGCGCGGCCAGCCACTCTACAGCTCGCACATGCTAGATTTGTCGGAAGAGCCAATTGCGGAGAACATTGAAATCTGCCGCGAATACCTGGCGCGCATGGCCAAAATTGGCATGACGCTGGAAATTGAGCTCGGCGTGACCGGCGGCGAGGAAGACGGCGTGGACAACTCGGACGTGGACAGCTCCAAGCTCTACACCCAGCCCGAGGAAGTAGCCTACGCCTACGAGCAGCTGCGCGAAATCAGCCCGCGCTTCACCATCGCGGCGGCATTTGGCAACGTGCACGGCGTATACAAGCCCGGCAACGTGAAGCTGCAACCCAAGATTCTGCACAACTCGCAGGAGCACCTGCGCCAGAAGCACAACATCACGGAGGCCCTACCGATTGACTTCGTATTTCACGGCGGCTCGGGCTCTTCGCAGGAGGAAATCCGCGAGGCCATTGGCTACGGAGCCATTAAGATGAACATCGACACCGACTTGCAGTGGGCGTTCTGGGAGGGCATTCAGAAGTACTACGTCAAGAACGAGGGCTTCCTGAAGGGCCAGATTGGTAACCCTACCGGCCCCGACTCGCCCAACAAAAAGTACTACGACCCGCGCGTGTGGCTGCGTGAAGGCGAGAAGACCTTCGTGACGCGCCTCAAGCAGGCATTCGAGGACTTGAACGCCGTGAACCGCCGGCCCTAG
- a CDS encoding organic hydroperoxide resistance protein: MDSSKKTLYTADATAVGGRSGHVRSTTGIIDLDMSVPEGLGGKKGTTNPEELFAAGYSSCFQQALLVIAQRNGDKLDPATEVKCSVSLFEDGEAYGLSAILDVDLKSFDQAKTIEMVRQAHKICPYSVGTRGNMEVELKVKGEAIPVAAEENAGIAEGK; this comes from the coding sequence ATGGATTCCTCTAAAAAGACTCTCTACACGGCCGATGCTACGGCCGTGGGCGGCCGTAGCGGCCACGTGCGCTCCACTACCGGCATTATTGACCTCGACATGTCGGTGCCCGAAGGGCTGGGCGGCAAAAAAGGCACGACCAACCCCGAAGAATTGTTCGCGGCCGGCTATTCGTCGTGCTTTCAACAGGCGTTGCTCGTCATTGCGCAGCGCAACGGGGATAAGCTCGACCCCGCCACCGAAGTAAAGTGCTCGGTATCGCTCTTTGAAGACGGCGAGGCTTACGGCTTGAGCGCCATTCTGGACGTAGACCTCAAGTCGTTTGACCAGGCCAAGACCATCGAGATGGTGCGCCAGGCCCATAAAATCTGCCCCTATTCGGTTGGCACCCGCGGCAATATGGAAGTGGAGCTCAAAGTGAAAGGCGAAGCTATCCCTGTAGCCGCCGAAGAAAACGCTGGCATTGCCGAAGGCAAATAA
- a CDS encoding aldo/keto reductase translates to MEFTRLGNTGLQVSKICLGTMTYGTPTERWPWALNEEASRPFMQKALELGINFFDTADVYSNGASEEVVGRALRDFAKRDEVVLATKVFNPMGPGPNDKGLSRKHILSAIDASLKRLGTDYVDLYQIHRWDYHTPIKETLEALHDVVKAGKARYIGASSMFSWQFAQALYLADKHNWTRFVSMQPHYNLVYREEEREMLPLCEDQKIGVIPWSPLARGLLTGGRGRERNETERAKTDNFGKSLYGRDDDFAVADCVTEIAQERGLPNAQIALAWMLSKPVITAPIVGASKPGHLEDAVAAVNVKLSAGEIKRLEAPYQPHPVLGFS, encoded by the coding sequence ATGGAATTCACCCGCTTAGGAAATACCGGCCTCCAGGTTTCCAAAATATGCCTGGGCACCATGACCTACGGCACGCCCACCGAGCGCTGGCCCTGGGCGCTCAACGAGGAGGCCAGCCGGCCCTTTATGCAGAAGGCGCTGGAGCTGGGCATCAACTTCTTCGACACCGCCGACGTGTACTCCAATGGGGCCAGCGAGGAAGTGGTGGGTAGGGCGCTGCGCGACTTTGCCAAGCGCGATGAGGTGGTGCTGGCCACCAAGGTATTTAACCCAATGGGACCGGGGCCGAACGATAAAGGCCTTTCGCGCAAGCACATACTGAGCGCCATCGACGCCAGCCTGAAGCGCCTGGGCACCGACTACGTGGACCTCTACCAGATTCACCGCTGGGACTACCACACGCCCATTAAGGAAACCTTGGAGGCGCTGCACGACGTGGTGAAGGCCGGTAAGGCGCGCTACATCGGGGCCTCGTCGATGTTCAGCTGGCAGTTTGCCCAGGCCCTATACCTGGCTGACAAACACAACTGGACGCGCTTCGTGAGTATGCAGCCACATTATAACCTGGTGTACCGCGAGGAAGAGCGCGAGATGCTGCCGCTGTGCGAGGACCAGAAAATCGGCGTTATTCCGTGGTCGCCGCTGGCGCGGGGCCTGCTCACCGGCGGCCGGGGTAGGGAGCGCAACGAAACCGAGCGCGCCAAGACCGACAATTTCGGCAAAAGCCTCTACGGCCGCGACGACGACTTTGCGGTGGCCGACTGCGTGACGGAAATTGCCCAGGAGCGGGGCCTGCCCAATGCCCAGATAGCGCTGGCCTGGATGTTGAGCAAGCCCGTCATCACGGCTCCCATTGTGGGAGCCAGCAAGCCCGGCCACCTCGAAGATGCCGTCGCGGCCGTGAATGTCAAGCTCTCGGCCGGTGAAATTAAGCGCCTGGAAGCGCCCTACCAGCCGCATCCGGTATTGGGCTTCAGCTAA